One uncultured Alphaproteobacteria bacterium genomic region harbors:
- the pgk gene encoding phosphoglycerate kinase (Evidence 2a : Function of homologous gene experimentally demonstrated in an other organism; PubMedId : 2546007, 9298646, 9600841; Product type e : enzyme): protein MAFKTLDDIEVKGKRVFVRADLNVPVKDGKVTDATRIVRSASTIAELRKAGAAVIVASHFGRPKGGPSPEFSLKPVVAPLAEALGAPVAFAEDCVGPKAEAAVAALKPGDVLLLENLRFHAEEEKNDAAFAAALAKLADVYVNDAFSSAHRAHASTEGMAHKLPAAAGRLMQAELEALAAVLEKPERPVTAIVGGAKVSTKLDLLGNLVAKVDFLVIGGAMANTFLAAKGVDVGKSLCEHEMKDTALAVLKTAAEKGCTIVLPTDVVVAGEFAAGAPSEVVAAEAVPSGKMILDVGPVSVRTVVNRLAESKTLLWNGPFGAFEIKPFDAGTNGVARGAADLTKKGALVSVAGGGDTVAALGNAGVVDDLTYVSTAGGAFLEWLEGKTLPGVAALG, encoded by the coding sequence CATCGTCCGCTCCGCCTCCACCATCGCGGAGTTGCGCAAGGCGGGCGCGGCGGTGATCGTCGCCTCCCACTTCGGCCGCCCCAAGGGCGGTCCGTCGCCCGAGTTCTCGCTGAAGCCGGTGGTCGCGCCGCTCGCCGAGGCGCTCGGCGCGCCGGTAGCGTTCGCCGAGGACTGCGTCGGCCCCAAGGCCGAGGCCGCGGTCGCCGCGCTCAAGCCGGGCGACGTGCTGCTGCTCGAAAACCTCCGCTTCCACGCCGAGGAGGAGAAGAACGACGCCGCCTTCGCCGCCGCGCTGGCGAAGCTCGCCGACGTCTACGTCAACGACGCGTTTTCCTCCGCCCACCGCGCCCACGCCTCCACCGAGGGGATGGCGCACAAGCTTCCCGCCGCCGCGGGCCGCCTGATGCAGGCCGAGCTCGAAGCGCTCGCCGCGGTGCTGGAGAAGCCCGAGCGCCCGGTCACCGCGATCGTCGGCGGCGCCAAGGTTTCGACCAAGCTCGACCTTCTCGGCAACCTCGTCGCCAAGGTCGACTTCCTGGTGATCGGCGGCGCGATGGCCAACACCTTCCTTGCCGCCAAGGGCGTCGACGTCGGCAAGTCGCTGTGCGAGCACGAGATGAAGGACACCGCGCTGGCGGTGCTGAAGACCGCCGCCGAGAAGGGTTGCACCATCGTTCTGCCCACCGATGTGGTGGTGGCGGGCGAATTCGCCGCGGGTGCGCCGTCCGAGGTGGTCGCCGCCGAGGCGGTGCCGTCGGGCAAGATGATCCTCGACGTTGGCCCGGTGTCGGTGCGCACCGTCGTCAACCGTCTGGCCGAGAGCAAGACCCTGCTGTGGAACGGCCCGTTCGGCGCGTTCGAGATCAAGCCCTTCGACGCGGGCACCAACGGCGTCGCCCGCGGCGCGGCGGATCTCACCAAAAAGGGCGCGCTGGTGTCGGTGGCGGGCGGCGGCGACACCGTCGCGGCGCTCGGCAACGCCGGGGTGGTCGACGACCTCACCTACGTCTCGACCGCCGGCGGCGCGTTCCTCGAGTGGCTCGAAGGCAAGACCCTGCCGGGGGTAGCCGCGCTCGGCTGA
- a CDS encoding conserved hypothetical protein (Evidence 4 : Homologs of previously reported genes of unknown function), with protein sequence MAADDPVGLMAKRLEGTNVSPQTFLATDYLNHFNEVVMLLGMLGDMPEMFEDVAAWRPKPYVQHFRDSSIADRDLAIEAYALAPARYREPFDATIAQADEVVARAVALIGAAIDAGDVERAAFLGGQTSQMLQRLIDVASGIIHGAEKGMSQAEIDIVLGDA encoded by the coding sequence ATGGCCGCCGACGATCCCGTCGGTCTGATGGCGAAGCGTCTGGAGGGCACCAATGTCAGCCCCCAGACCTTCCTCGCCACGGACTATCTCAACCACTTCAACGAAGTGGTGATGCTGCTCGGCATGCTGGGCGACATGCCGGAGATGTTCGAGGACGTCGCCGCGTGGCGGCCGAAGCCCTACGTCCAGCACTTCCGCGACAGCAGCATCGCCGACCGCGACCTCGCGATCGAGGCCTACGCGCTCGCGCCCGCGCGCTATCGCGAACCGTTCGACGCCACCATCGCCCAGGCCGACGAGGTGGTGGCGCGCGCGGTCGCGCTGATCGGCGCGGCGATCGACGCCGGCGACGTCGAGCGCGCCGCATTTCTCGGCGGCCAGACCTCGCAGATGCTGCAACGGCTGATCGACGTCGCCTCCGGAATCATCCATGGCGCCGAGAAGGGGATGTCGCAGGCGGAGATCGACATCGTTCTCGGCGATGCCTGA
- the mmeA gene encoding Magnetosome membrane associated protein MmeA, with translation MAFSQIRVVLMGSALLLGGCSFTSDSLFPSLGAGDTSSDAATDAQGPALGTTNFEPSPVTPGAATGTYVGKKVQALRGDLSALKTIVSQHNSTLQSLRNQTSRSASQYHELVGAITARLQVGSTPGNPILVANLRRAQELMNGMSADVGKLSQLSADVASDSAMAGFLLDSVRSSYTLSGAIEEDHRQLRVLEDDTNQTVVLIDRLSKELDADIARQQSYVASERANLSVLSNSVQAGQLYGAGAAGLSAAPVASADAMPGRLAPMDLAERRPLVVIRFDRANVAYEQPLYQAVKTALDRNPAARFDLVAVTPAKAVPGQAALGTNAARRNAEAVMRSLNGMGLPADRVELSATTSAQALGNEVHLYLR, from the coding sequence ATGGCCTTCTCGCAAATCCGTGTTGTGTTGATGGGCTCAGCCCTGCTTCTCGGCGGCTGCTCCTTCACCTCCGACTCGCTGTTCCCGTCGCTGGGAGCGGGCGACACGTCCTCCGACGCGGCCACGGATGCGCAGGGGCCGGCGCTCGGCACCACCAACTTCGAACCCTCTCCGGTCACGCCGGGCGCCGCCACCGGCACCTACGTCGGCAAGAAGGTGCAGGCGCTCCGCGGCGACCTCTCCGCTCTCAAGACCATCGTCAGCCAGCACAATTCGACCCTCCAGAGCCTGCGCAACCAGACCTCGCGGTCGGCGTCGCAGTATCACGAGCTGGTCGGCGCGATCACCGCGCGCCTGCAGGTCGGCTCGACCCCCGGCAATCCGATCCTCGTCGCCAACCTCCGCCGCGCGCAGGAGCTGATGAACGGCATGAGCGCCGACGTCGGCAAGCTCAGCCAGCTCTCCGCCGACGTCGCGTCGGATTCCGCGATGGCGGGCTTCCTGCTCGATTCGGTGCGGTCGTCCTATACCCTCTCCGGCGCGATCGAGGAAGACCACCGCCAGCTTCGCGTCCTCGAGGACGACACCAACCAGACCGTGGTGCTGATCGACCGCCTGTCGAAGGAACTCGACGCCGACATCGCCCGCCAGCAGTCCTATGTCGCCTCCGAACGCGCCAACCTCTCGGTGCTGTCGAACTCGGTGCAGGCCGGCCAGCTCTACGGCGCGGGCGCCGCGGGCCTCTCCGCCGCGCCGGTGGCGTCCGCCGACGCGATGCCCGGCCGCCTCGCGCCGATGGACCTCGCCGAGCGCCGCCCGCTGGTGGTGATCCGCTTCGACCGCGCCAACGTCGCCTACGAGCAGCCGCTCTATCAGGCGGTGAAGACCGCGCTCGACCGCAACCCCGCCGCCCGCTTCGATCTCGTCGCGGTGACCCCGGCGAAGGCGGTTCCCGGCCAGGCCGCGCTCGGCACCAACGCCGCGCGCCGCAATGCCGAGGCGGTGATGCGCAGCCTGAACGGCATGGGCCTCCCGGCCGACCGCGTCGAGCTTTCGGCCACCACCTCGGCCCAGGCGCTCGGCAACGAGGTTCATCTCTACCTGCGTTGA
- the gpt gene encoding guanine-hypoxanthine phosphoribosyltransferase (Evidence 2a : Function of homologous gene experimentally demonstrated in an other organism; PubMedId : 339828, 3540961, 6100966, 6324102, 6324103, 6396164, 6397401, 6787390, 6801015, 9100006, 9743633; Product type e : enzyme), with protein MGTLADKDYTTSRYMGISWDMFHRDARALAAKLMAKGPFRGIVAITRGGLVPAAVVARELNLRMIETLCISSYDDRVQGSGVSVLKRPEGDGEGLLVIDDLVDSGRTGKVVRELLPKAYFATVYAKPQGREVVDDFVVGVDQGIWLLFPWDADLQPAPPLVKGG; from the coding sequence ATGGGAACCTTGGCGGACAAGGACTACACCACCAGCCGGTACATGGGCATCTCCTGGGACATGTTTCACCGCGACGCCCGCGCGCTCGCGGCGAAGCTGATGGCGAAGGGGCCGTTCCGCGGCATCGTCGCGATCACCCGCGGCGGACTGGTGCCCGCGGCGGTGGTCGCCCGCGAACTCAATCTGCGCATGATCGAGACGTTGTGCATATCGAGCTACGACGATCGCGTCCAGGGCTCGGGAGTCAGCGTTCTCAAGCGCCCGGAGGGCGATGGCGAGGGCCTGCTGGTGATCGACGATCTGGTGGATTCCGGCCGCACCGGCAAGGTGGTGCGCGAACTGTTGCCGAAGGCCTACTTCGCCACCGTCTACGCCAAGCCGCAGGGCCGCGAGGTGGTCGACGATTTCGTCGTCGGCGTCGATCAGGGGATCTGGCTTCTGTTCCCGTGGGACGCCGATCTTCAGCCCGCGCCGCCCCTGGTGAAGGGTGGTTGA
- a CDS encoding putative methyltransferase (Evidence 3 : Function proposed based on presence of conserved amino acid motif, structural feature or limited homology), with protein MDARPLVTEAEFSLSETPTEAEREAHASRQRWRLPVPRYLKEVYTWAYVAPYVKRIFDHQWVPAVILWFQDQPLMRSVLAEIKPGDRVYMPASVYGTFCIDMSNKAAPGPVTISDISTIQLYGLRKKRRAFNLKNLLIRRANAADPIKGPYDVAVSFLLLHEVPEDYKTMIVNNLLDQVDLGGKAIFVDYHKMKWWQPLWPVMAFVAWSLEPFTFALWKNEIADYVTPDRRAKFEWTKTTSFGGLYQRVVAVRKAL; from the coding sequence ATGGACGCCCGACCGCTCGTCACCGAAGCCGAATTCTCGCTCTCCGAAACGCCGACCGAGGCGGAACGCGAGGCTCACGCCTCCCGCCAGCGCTGGCGCCTGCCGGTGCCGCGTTACCTCAAGGAGGTCTACACCTGGGCCTACGTCGCGCCCTACGTGAAGCGCATCTTCGACCACCAGTGGGTTCCGGCGGTGATCCTGTGGTTCCAGGACCAGCCGCTGATGCGGAGCGTGCTCGCCGAGATCAAACCGGGCGACCGCGTCTACATGCCCGCCTCGGTCTACGGCACCTTCTGCATCGACATGTCGAACAAGGCGGCGCCCGGCCCGGTGACGATCTCCGACATCTCGACGATCCAGCTCTACGGCCTGCGCAAGAAGCGCCGCGCCTTCAACCTCAAGAACCTGCTGATCCGCCGCGCCAACGCCGCAGACCCGATCAAGGGCCCCTACGACGTCGCCGTCAGCTTCCTCCTGCTGCACGAGGTGCCGGAGGACTACAAGACGATGATCGTCAACAACCTCCTCGACCAGGTGGACCTGGGCGGCAAGGCGATCTTCGTCGACTATCACAAGATGAAGTGGTGGCAGCCGCTGTGGCCGGTGATGGCGTTCGTCGCGTGGTCGCTCGAGCCGTTCACCTTCGCCCTGTGGAAGAACGAGATCGCCGACTACGTCACCCCCGACCGCCGCGCCAAGTTCGAGTGGACCAAGACCACCAGCTTCGGCGGGCTCTACCAGCGCGTCGTCGCGGTGCGCAAGGCGCTCTGA
- a CDS encoding Cyclase/dehydrase, protein MFRYAVHRPLPFAVEDVFDLVADVERYPEFVPGWISARVVARSENAYGTDQTVRMRFLRQNFRTLTTLMPYEAIDVTASQPPFRRLTILWRFRRQENGSFVSLEFLCEMRSRTLQALLNRFGPEDVEAMISAFEHRAREILPRRA, encoded by the coding sequence ATGTTCCGCTACGCCGTCCATAGACCCTTGCCGTTTGCGGTCGAAGACGTCTTCGACCTGGTCGCGGACGTGGAGCGCTACCCCGAGTTCGTGCCCGGCTGGATTTCCGCCCGAGTCGTGGCCCGCAGCGAGAACGCCTACGGCACCGACCAGACGGTGCGCATGCGTTTCCTCCGTCAGAACTTCCGAACCCTCACGACGCTGATGCCCTACGAGGCGATCGACGTCACCGCGTCGCAGCCGCCGTTCCGCCGCCTCACCATCCTGTGGCGCTTCCGACGCCAGGAAAACGGCAGTTTCGTGAGCCTCGAGTTCCTCTGCGAGATGCGCTCGCGCACCCTGCAGGCCCTTCTCAACCGTTTCGGCCCCGAAGACGTCGAGGCGATGATTTCCGCGTTCGAACATCGCGCAAGAGAGATCTTGCCGCGACGCGCGTGA
- a CDS encoding conserved hypothetical protein (Evidence 4 : Homologs of previously reported genes of unknown function) codes for MPILYRAQASVSGGRAGRARSSDGVLDVELAVPKALGGPGGAATNPEQLFAAGYAACFDGSLQFLVGLKKLAGVNTSVTADVGVGPGDGAPGFVLDVELTAHVAGLPREEAEALVAEAHAVCPYSKALAGNVDVRLTVVT; via the coding sequence ATGCCGATTCTCTATCGCGCGCAGGCGAGCGTTTCGGGCGGCCGCGCCGGGCGCGCCCGCTCCTCCGACGGCGTACTCGACGTCGAGCTGGCGGTGCCGAAGGCGCTCGGCGGCCCCGGGGGCGCCGCCACCAACCCCGAGCAGCTGTTCGCGGCCGGATACGCCGCCTGCTTCGACGGCTCGCTGCAATTCCTGGTGGGCCTGAAGAAGCTCGCCGGGGTGAACACCTCGGTCACCGCCGACGTCGGCGTCGGGCCGGGCGACGGCGCGCCGGGGTTCGTGCTCGACGTCGAACTCACCGCCCACGTCGCCGGCCTGCCGCGCGAGGAGGCCGAGGCGCTGGTGGCCGAAGCGCACGCCGTCTGCCCCTATTCCAAGGCCCTCGCGGGCAACGTCGACGTGCGCCTGACTGTGGTCACATAA
- the prfC gene encoding peptide chain release factor RF-3 (Evidence 2a : Function of homologous gene experimentally demonstrated in an other organism; PubMedId : 7737996, 8016068, 8016077, 8575429; Product type f : factor), giving the protein MSEAVDSVSKRRTFAIISHPDAGKTTLTEKLLLFGGAIQAAGAVKARGDARRARSDWMKVEQERGISVASSVMTFDFEDRVFNLLDTPGHEDFSEDTYRTLTAVDSAVMVIDAAKGIEERTRKLFEVCRLRNVPIVTFINKMDREARESFDILDEIEQALALDVTPATWPIGMGRDFLGCYDLMKDRLALLHRKGRGELPEDGEVCRGLDDPKLDALLPAHAAAALREQVEMARGLCPAFDLESYRAGHMTPVFFGSAINNFGVRELLQGIGELAPSPRPQPAEPRVVDPVEDAVTGFVFKIQANMDPKHRDRIAFVRLASGHFQRGMKLKHVRSQKTLNLHNPVMFLAQDRELAEEAWAGDIIGVPNHGNLRIGDALTEGEDLRFSGIPSFAPELLQKVRSEDPLKAKHLGRALQQLAEEGAAAVFKPRIGSDWIVGVVGPLQFDVMADRIRTEYGIPVIFEPTQLYTARWVAADDPAQLKAFMDGNGLALADDHDGQLVFLARNAWHLGKAEEEFPRLRFLKTREASV; this is encoded by the coding sequence ATGTCCGAAGCCGTCGATTCCGTCTCCAAGCGCCGCACCTTCGCGATCATCTCGCACCCCGATGCGGGCAAGACCACGCTCACCGAAAAGCTGCTGCTGTTCGGCGGCGCGATTCAGGCCGCGGGCGCGGTCAAGGCGCGCGGCGACGCCCGGCGCGCGCGCTCGGACTGGATGAAGGTGGAGCAGGAGCGCGGCATCTCGGTGGCGTCGTCGGTGATGACCTTCGACTTCGAGGACCGCGTCTTCAACCTCCTCGACACCCCCGGCCACGAGGACTTCTCGGAGGATACCTACCGCACCCTCACCGCGGTCGACTCGGCGGTGATGGTGATCGACGCCGCCAAGGGCATCGAGGAGCGGACCCGCAAGCTGTTCGAGGTCTGCCGCCTGCGCAACGTGCCGATCGTCACCTTCATCAACAAGATGGACCGCGAGGCGCGGGAGTCCTTCGACATTCTCGACGAGATCGAGCAGGCGCTGGCGCTCGACGTCACCCCGGCGACGTGGCCGATCGGCATGGGCCGCGATTTCCTCGGCTGCTACGACCTGATGAAGGACCGCCTCGCGCTGCTGCATCGCAAGGGGCGCGGCGAACTGCCGGAAGACGGCGAGGTGTGCCGGGGCCTCGACGACCCGAAGCTCGATGCCCTGCTGCCCGCCCACGCCGCCGCCGCCCTGCGCGAGCAGGTGGAGATGGCGCGCGGCCTGTGCCCCGCGTTCGATCTCGAAAGCTATCGCGCCGGGCACATGACCCCGGTGTTCTTCGGCTCGGCGATCAACAATTTCGGCGTGCGCGAACTGCTTCAGGGGATCGGCGAACTTGCTCCGAGCCCGCGGCCGCAGCCCGCCGAGCCGCGCGTCGTCGACCCGGTCGAGGACGCCGTCACCGGCTTCGTGTTCAAGATCCAGGCGAACATGGATCCCAAGCATCGCGACCGCATCGCCTTCGTCCGCCTCGCCTCCGGGCACTTCCAGCGCGGCATGAAGCTCAAGCACGTGCGCTCGCAGAAGACGCTGAACCTCCACAATCCGGTGATGTTCCTGGCGCAGGACCGCGAGCTTGCCGAGGAGGCGTGGGCGGGCGACATCATCGGCGTGCCCAACCACGGCAACCTCCGCATCGGCGACGCCCTGACCGAGGGCGAGGATCTGCGCTTCTCCGGCATTCCGAGCTTCGCGCCCGAACTGTTGCAGAAGGTGCGCTCGGAGGACCCGCTGAAGGCCAAGCACCTCGGCCGCGCGCTGCAACAGCTCGCCGAGGAGGGCGCGGCGGCGGTGTTCAAGCCGCGCATCGGCTCCGACTGGATCGTCGGCGTCGTCGGCCCGCTGCAGTTCGACGTGATGGCCGACCGCATCCGCACCGAATACGGCATTCCGGTGATCTTCGAACCCACCCAGCTCTACACCGCTCGCTGGGTCGCCGCCGACGATCCGGCGCAGCTCAAGGCGTTCATGGACGGCAACGGCCTCGCTCTCGCCGACGACCACGACGGCCAGCTCGTCTTCCTCGCCCGCAACGCCTGGCACCTCGGCAAGGCGGAGGAGGAGTTCCCCAGGCTCCGCTTCCTCAAGACCCGCGAGGCTTCGGTATGA
- the gmhB gene encoding D,D-heptose 1,7-bisphosphate phosphatase encodes MTALRPAAFVDRDGTLIVEKNYLGDPAGVELLPGAAEAVRALKAAGYAVVMLTNQSGVARGYFDMAAVDRVHARLGELLAAEGAALDAIYTCPHGPGDACSCRKPLPGLARQAAADLGLDLSRSLVFGDKAADLGVGRAVGALAVLVRTGHGAAEEPTAAPLADLVADDLAAAVRLIPKP; translated from the coding sequence ATGACCGCGCTCCGCCCCGCCGCGTTCGTCGACCGCGACGGCACCCTGATCGTCGAGAAGAACTACCTCGGCGATCCGGCGGGGGTGGAGCTGCTGCCGGGCGCGGCGGAAGCCGTGCGCGCTCTCAAGGCCGCCGGATACGCGGTGGTGATGCTCACCAATCAGTCGGGGGTCGCGCGCGGCTACTTCGACATGGCGGCGGTGGACCGCGTCCATGCCCGCCTGGGCGAACTCCTCGCCGCCGAGGGCGCGGCGCTCGACGCGATCTACACCTGTCCCCACGGGCCGGGCGACGCCTGCTCCTGCCGCAAGCCGCTGCCCGGCCTGGCGCGGCAGGCCGCTGCCGATCTCGGCCTCGACCTCTCCCGCTCGCTGGTGTTCGGCGACAAGGCCGCCGATCTCGGCGTCGGCCGCGCGGTCGGCGCGCTCGCGGTGCTGGTGCGCACCGGCCACGGCGCCGCGGAGGAGCCGACCGCCGCGCCGCTCGCCGATCTCGTCGCCGACGATCTCGCCGCCGCCGTCCGGCTGATCCCGAAACCCTGA
- a CDS encoding conserved membrane hypothetical protein (Evidence 4 : Homologs of previously reported genes of unknown function), with protein sequence MAISPTPPPVRAVLRDALRDSYLVILTFVVMFVGVGQMSARAGLDALQTALMTILTVAAPAQAAAMSILSAAGGAGNAAWIAAITSVVVINLRFIVMVASVMARLPKLSVPRTVAALGFLSASSFAVIFPRLIGDAPPKRPALYVGLTCLCCALSATAGAVIGHRSSGAVSPFWGALLGAVVPSYFATLIAGQWKDKALMLNALAGAVLVPLAAPALGASALLLVPLAFAVVTTLARRRKADA encoded by the coding sequence ATGGCGATCAGTCCTACCCCGCCGCCCGTCCGGGCGGTGCTGCGCGACGCGTTGCGCGATTCCTACCTCGTGATCCTGACATTCGTGGTGATGTTCGTCGGCGTCGGCCAGATGAGCGCGCGCGCCGGGCTCGACGCGCTGCAAACCGCGCTGATGACCATCCTCACCGTCGCCGCCCCGGCGCAGGCGGCGGCGATGTCGATCCTTTCCGCTGCGGGCGGCGCGGGCAACGCCGCCTGGATCGCCGCGATCACCTCGGTGGTGGTGATCAACCTCCGCTTCATCGTCATGGTGGCTTCGGTGATGGCGCGGCTGCCCAAGCTCTCCGTGCCGCGCACCGTCGCCGCGCTCGGCTTCCTTTCGGCGAGCTCGTTCGCGGTGATCTTCCCGCGTCTGATCGGCGACGCGCCGCCGAAGCGCCCGGCGCTCTACGTCGGCCTCACCTGCCTGTGCTGCGCCCTCTCGGCGACCGCCGGCGCGGTGATCGGCCACCGCAGCTCCGGCGCGGTCTCGCCGTTCTGGGGGGCGCTGCTGGGGGCGGTGGTGCCCTCCTACTTCGCCACCCTGATCGCCGGTCAATGGAAGGACAAGGCGCTGATGCTCAACGCGCTCGCGGGCGCGGTGCTGGTGCCGCTCGCCGCGCCCGCCCTCGGCGCCAGCGCGCTGCTGCTGGTGCCGCTCGCGTTCGCTGTCGTCACCACCCTCGCGCGGCGGAGGAAGGCCGATGCTTGA
- a CDS encoding conserved membrane hypothetical protein (Evidence 4 : Homologs of previously reported genes of unknown function) — MLEPWQIWAVALGGGLSTLAIRMLPMVALRNIGEGAVRDILDRTGFGVMGGLVAQTAISTGRTLFAHGGGASAQSLGMAWGIVAVAIAFALSVKFRWKLPAALVALAFFALGGVVFSA, encoded by the coding sequence ATGCTTGAACCCTGGCAGATCTGGGCGGTGGCCCTCGGCGGCGGTCTCTCCACCCTCGCCATCCGCATGCTGCCGATGGTGGCGCTGCGCAACATCGGCGAGGGTGCGGTCCGCGACATCCTCGACCGCACCGGCTTCGGCGTGATGGGCGGACTGGTGGCGCAGACCGCAATCTCCACCGGCCGGACCCTGTTCGCCCACGGCGGCGGAGCGTCGGCGCAGTCCCTCGGCATGGCGTGGGGGATCGTCGCGGTGGCGATCGCCTTCGCGCTGTCGGTGAAGTTCAGGTGGAAGCTTCCGGCGGCGCTCGTCGCACTCGCCTTCTTCGCCCTCGGCGGCGTCGTCTTCTCCGCCTGA
- the gmhA gene encoding Phosphoheptose isomerase has translation MSCVVAETPSLSAYLETCADRMRAAATFDLDAAFNRAVEAISAALIGGRPLLVCGNGGSMADAQHIAGELVARFLLNRKGLPVIALGSNPATLTAWANDVDYPSLFAREVEAFGGAGGVLLGISTSGNSANVLAAFARARALGMTTVALTGGAGGKMAEPGAVDVCLCPAAPNTPSIQEIHTPIYHLLCQLVEARCAAALG, from the coding sequence ATGTCCTGCGTCGTCGCCGAAACCCCGAGCCTCAGCGCCTATCTCGAAACCTGCGCCGACCGCATGCGCGCGGCCGCGACCTTCGACCTCGACGCCGCGTTCAACCGCGCCGTCGAGGCGATCTCCGCCGCGTTGATCGGCGGACGGCCGTTGCTGGTGTGCGGCAACGGCGGCTCGATGGCCGACGCCCAGCACATCGCCGGGGAACTCGTCGCCCGCTTCCTGCTCAACCGCAAGGGCCTGCCGGTGATCGCGCTCGGGTCCAACCCCGCCACCCTCACCGCCTGGGCCAACGACGTCGACTATCCCTCGCTGTTCGCCCGCGAGGTCGAGGCGTTCGGCGGCGCGGGCGGGGTTTTGCTCGGCATCTCCACCTCCGGCAATTCCGCCAACGTGCTCGCCGCGTTCGCCAGGGCCAGGGCCCTCGGCATGACCACCGTCGCGCTGACCGGCGGCGCGGGCGGCAAGATGGCCGAACCCGGCGCGGTCGACGTTTGCCTCTGCCCCGCCGCGCCGAACACCCCGTCGATCCAGGAAATCCATACCCCGATCTACCACCTGCTTTGCCAACTGGTGGAAGCCCGCTGCGCCGCCGCGCTGGGGTGA